cgaacgacccgaggtcagtagccgagagagaagaagagacaggaggcatgatcgaacccctagcccccatcgtacgcccgaacgttctaatcacagaacctcggcaaacgaaggcatcagggctagactcgggaaaagaatcatgacccccacgtcatcccctttctcggacgagctgatcctggaagaaataccgaaggtaagactgccagcgcacctgacctacagcggaatcacagatccgagggatcatgtcatctcctacgagcagcaaatgttcttgagtccctactccgaagcatgttggtgtaaatatttcccaaccacgctaaccggagtggcgggagagtggtttagatcgctgccgaagggatcgatcaagagctggaaaaagctgaaaaagagattctgcacacagttcgtgagcaacaatcgccccgagcgaaccacagcagaactgacctcaatccaacaagaaagagacgaaagtctgagagaattcatggccagattcatgaaggaatcaacaaacataccaaacttgcagccagacgtggccatcttcgccttgaagcacgcgctccaggaagggaagttccgtgacgaactctcaatgaagaacccctccagaatagctgacgtgctccaaatggctgatgcgttcatcagaaccgaagagttcaacaaggccgctgcaagattgaaaggatcgtcggatccgagagacacaaagaatacccagagcaagcccgagggcagctcaaggaaggggaaagagaaagtaggagctagagagatgagcccgaagaaagacgggagaaggggtgaacttcaacccaagtacaccaactacactccactagctctgccccgaaaagagatatttagcctcaacagaaatgacgaaaagtggaaactacctgggaagctcaagtccaacccagctcggagaaacaagaacaaatggtgcgagtttcatgatgacttcggtcaccacaccgaagaatgcaactcgctgaaagacaacattgaggacctcgttcgccgaggctacctgaaacagtacttgttagaccgaagggaggaaaaagaaaaggccgcaagcggcaaacaacacgagcaaccccagaaaaggatctacgaagcaacagggcacaagaagaatgacatcctagtggtgttcgggggacagaagtctggccaggccagcaaaaaacacctaagagccctctcccatcgggtcaacttcagcgcggtgggagacaaccagccgcaccccccgaacatgaccttcactgctgatgattgcttcggagtccagtacaaacatgacgatcctctggtcatttccatggacctcaataaccacaacgtacatcgagtgttagtcgacggaggaagtgccgtcaatatcatcttcagaaactgcttcgagcagctgatcctcgaagagccagaggaagcactgacgaaagtcagttatcctctgatcggattcaacggatccgcagctatccctcgaggaaagatcaccctaccagtcacagtgggtgaaggccaggcagcaaaaacccttcgggacgaatttttggtgatggactgcgactccgtatacaacgtaatcatggggagaaccatgattcacaagatgcaagcagtcccctccacataccaccagctgatgatatacgtctcggatgcaggattcgccgagcGAATCAGAGGTaatcaagaagtggcgagaagaacctgccacactgctgtccgaaagcccaaactaggggacggccccgaggaagaaaaaggagctacgggagaggaaagcgaggcaaaaaggagaagagcaagcacgagcagcttgtctcccgcagaagttgatgcccgccccgaaaccctatctcccgaaccagatcaagaaatggaggatatcttcctcgaagaggattcagacaggagcgtccgaataggcaagggcctaagctcggggctccgaatcgatttgatccgattactcagggatcataaagacatctttgcatggtcagcagcagatatgccagggataaatccgaagctgatttgtcacaagctggacgtcaacgctgaagctcggccagtcaagcaaaaaaagaggaactactcctcggagaaaaacaaagccatcgccgaggaggtgaaaaagttgcaggaggccggattcattgaaccatgcatgtatccgaaatggctggccaacgtggtgatggtcaaaaaagcgaatggctcctggcgaatgtgcgtggatttcacagacctgaaccgagcctgccccaaagactgctatcccctgccaaggatagatcaattggttgactccaccagcggccatgcactgctcagcttcatggatgccttttcaggctaccaccaagtattcatgcaccccgatgacagagcaaagacagcgttcatcacaagcgcaggagtgttcaactacaaaatgatgcctttcggcttgaaaaatgccggagccacctaccagaggctagttgatcacgtcttcgccgaccagaaagggaggaatgtggaggtctatgtggatgactccatcgtaaaaagcatcaaggaggaagaccacgtcaaagacttggcagagaccttcggaaatctgaggaaatacagcatgaagctgaacccaaaaaaatgcgtcttcggggtgaagtcagggaaattcctcggattcatggtgagcgaaagaggaattgatgcgaacccggacaaagtccaagcggcattggatttacccgagccgaagaccaagagagatgtgcagaggctaaccggcaggttagccgcactaacaaggttcatatcaaaagcctcggacaagggagcccccttcttcaaagcactgaaaccaaagaacctccccggaggagaagcagaaccagtcaagaaaaagggggtcccgaggaaagtggatcccgaactgatatgggaacaggagcaaaaagaagcttttcagcaactcagagcccacctagctcaactgccgacactggccagaccaaaggagggggaaaccctgtacctatatgtcgcagttagccctggaaccgtcagcgcagtgcttcttcgggaagaagaaaagaagcaacagccaatctacttcaccagccgaacacttacaggggccgaaacccggtacccactcatcgagaaagtcgcatatgcagtagtggtagctgcacgaaaactgaggccatacttcgactcccaccagatcacagtgctaactgaccaaccgctcgaaaaagtactcgacaaaatagagaggtcaggaagattggctgcctgggccttcgaactatcagagttcggcatcaaatatcagccgaggacagcaatcaaagcacaagcattggcagacttcttggccgagtgctcataccaggaaatgctgaATGATACGAAAaacacttgggaggtcttcactgacggatcttccacaataaacggctcaggagcaggagttgtactaatccccccgacggggaaaagcatagagtatgcattgaagttcggcttcaaagcaactaacaacgaggccgaatatgaggccgcaatcgcagggatagagctttgtttatccctggaggccgagcatgtttgcctcaaaactgattcccagcttgtagccaaccagatccgaggggagtatgaggccaaatggcccagcatgacagcttacttagcaaaaatcaagtccttaacgtcaaagttaagatcctttgaagtcattctcattccccgaggacaaaacacgcaagcagatgcactgtcaaaactcgcaagctcaacactcatcgacctaaacaggtcggtccacgtggaagttcaccaagagagaagcattgacttgctacccaccacagtatgcagcttacgtaccgaacccagctggatggacgcagtagttgcatacaaagaaaggggagaacttcccgaggaTTAGCTGCAGgcaagaaaactgaaaagattcaacaagtggttcatcatcagcgtcgaaggagagctcatgaggaaatcattctccgctccgctgctaaaatgtgtgggtccaacagacgctgactacatcctaagggaaatccacctcgggatatgcggaaaccacatcggaggcaggacattggcacataaagcccttcgggctgggtactggtggcccactatggtttccgaggcaaagcagatggcaaggaaatgcgagaaatgccaaaagttcgcaccagccatccatcaaccagctcaaaccctacaatcaacactgtatccattaccattcgcacagtgggggttagacatcattggtcccttcccctcagcgacgaaccagaagaagtggttgattgtaggagtcgactattttagcaaatggatcgaagccgaagctgtctcctccatcaccgaacctcaggtccgcaagttcatatggcagaacatcatcacaaggttcggcataccaagactgatggtcttcgaccacgggaaacagttcgacaacaccaagagagaagcattgacttgctacccaccacagtatgcagcttacgtaccgaacccagctggatggacgcagtagttgcatacaaagaaaggggggacaaaacacgcaagctGTATCcattaccattcgcacagtgggggttagacatcattggtcccttcccctcagcgacgaaccagaagaagtggttgattgtaggagtcgactattttagcaaatggatcgaagccgaagctgtctcctccatcaccgaacctcaggtccgcaagttcatatggcagaacatcatcacaaggttcggcataccaagactgatggtcttcgaccacgggaaacagttcgacaacaccccgttgcaaaagtggtgcaaacagttcggcatacacctagcgtactcggcagtctgtcacccacaaagcaacgggcaagccgaagctgctaacaaactcatcctcaatgcactcaagaaaagagtcgaggatgacaaaaacaaatggttagaagagctacccggaacgctatggtcccttcggaccactgagaaagaagctaccgggcaaacaccgttccaccttgtatacggatccgaagctgtaattcctgtggaaatcggaacagaaagcctgaggatccaggcatacaacaggtatgatgggctccaaggagaaagcaaaaaccaacttctatccgaagctctcgatctactggacgaagctcggaacgatgcaaggacactcaacgcagcctatttgcagagggtcaacaagcattacaaccgaagagtcaacgccagacccctaaaagtcggtgatctagtactcagaaacgccgcctcggttcagaaaggacggatccatggcaaactctcagccacttgggaaggaccatacatcatccattccgaaaaaaggccaggcacgtttatgctgaaacagttagatggaacaattttgaagaaccattggaataccgatgttctcaagaaatattttgtatgatctctgtctgtaaaccaagtaagttgtttaatgagaagaggaaagccattggcaccacgagtttcattaaacttatctctatatttattgtcccattatatatacatgcagcctcggatctgatcaatccgagactaaaaacaggattgactttgcccattccttgataaaatgcaagaaatgaccaaatcatacacttcagggaatcgtccagaatcctcggattcgcggtaccctaataaaatttgttcgcaacaaacagtcgctcgaatcaagttataaaactccggctcagatccacggatcgccgaaggcataactaagaggcagactagcgatctcttgcccaggtttccgaaccacaagagatcggaagaacaatccaaacctctgagcagatcgacggatttgaagagtctggaaactaaagagtctcttagcagatctacggatttgaagaactcgcaaaactaaagagtttcttagcagatctacggatttgaagaactcgcaaaactaaagagtctcttagcagatctacggatttgaagaactcacaaaatcaaagagtctcttagcagatctacggatttgaagaactcgcaaaagttaaaaagtctcttaacagatctacggatttaaagagctcgcaagatcaaaaggtttttagcaagtctacagaaagaggagctcgagaaatctacggatttaaagacctaaaattgcgaaagaacaagttgaaaagaagcagccaagtaacaaacattcattttttattcaatatttggggggagtacaaatacattggaaacctcaaaaattgaaaacaaaatgaaacagttaaaatcggcagccatcaacagacaataccggcctaccgaagtactaaagaaaacaaaaagaaatgagtacaacgcagcgccgaggcaaaaggggaaaaggcaagcacatgttcggaagtcctcaactggaaccgaccgactctgaagaagacgactgcccgaatccctaactcttgggagtctcaggagcatcccccagaggagcatccttcgaagaacccccagcagtagtatcaccttcggaagccgccttctgggcccgagcctctgcaagagcagcttggcgttcagcttcagcttcgtctcgatcggcctggcactccaccaagtgatcctgggccctcatccagagcggaaccttctcattccaagggaaatgaggcatatgcttcgcgaacatccgccgagcacccaggatgccattccagtattgctccctacactgatcagcagtgtagaggtcaactctctcttgctccaacttccgaatggcagcatccttctctcggatcttcagctggagaacgggcaccttgtcagcttgattcTGAACAATCTCCCGGTGCTTGATaaactgctgaagcctcgcctccgcttcctggctctgcttaatggccgcctcaaatttagacgtcatctccttgagaagactgtctttttcttcaagttcgctcgcaaacttggcagccatttctctcctctccctgtcgaaggaagctatcttttcagcatcctcttcaacctggaaagtgagcttcccaacttcggccccgatctgtTCCGCCGCTtccctagcctcacgactgtactgaaggtacagttgcttgatctccaccatctcggccatgagctgcccagccttctggtccaagacagggatatcacgagcataagcctcctgatacctcctcagttgcctctcctcaaccgagctacactcggaagcgaacgaggaccagaaaacagcctgggaaagaagaaaagacgagaaaagatgaggaaagaagaaaacaacaaaccaaaaacggaactcaaaacaaaatttccaacacttacctcattcagataatattgggccatcatagctgggttcctctcctcagctccaggaaccctccactgcgggttggcccgaagaagattctcccgtgcagcttcgggacccaccaaagatcccacgtgagccatggggttctcccccaaaaccggagctctagcatagcgagccatcgcctcccttacctcctcggggatccgtttcagcggaacatccgagcaagggtcagcgtggatcagtctatccagggccgaggtcgaagtagagcccaaggtcgagtggcgcctcttcctcgtcagaccctgctcgggttgctcctcctcagcagaagggacctccttctcagcttcgggaacctctatgtgagcttcggtgagatccaccatctccttatctggacttttctccctttcgagagaaacgtcagcagattcttccttctgctcggccacaatagggacatccgaaccaggaacaaggtcggcttcaattgcctccatcaccttggttatatcctggatctcgatccctaaagcagcagacggcttcagcggagaggggatggtatcttcctcagccaacggttggtccacgggaggcagttccgcaaccaccacactcttcaacttctgccctggcaagggcatgaagtgaaggagatttttgggaggaggcatgacttccgaaaccgcttcctacagggcaaacgctcaaaggtcagtttcagaaaaagagagaacGGACCACAAAAAGCTctaagtcagaacaaataccttctccgaagactgagaagc
This genomic stretch from Spinacia oleracea cultivar Varoflay chromosome 3, BTI_SOV_V1, whole genome shotgun sequence harbors:
- the LOC130470403 gene encoding uncharacterized protein; translation: MPPPKNLLHFMPLPGQKLKSVVVAELPPVDQPLAEEDTIPSPLKPSAALGIEIQDITKVMEAIEADLVPGSDVPIVAEQKEESADVSLEREKSPDKEMVDLTEAHIEVPEAEKEVPSAEEEQPEQGLTRKRRHSTLGSTSTSALDRLIHADPCSDVPLKRIPEEVREAMARYARAPVLGENPMAHVGSLVGPEAARENLLRANPQWRVPGAEERNPAMMAQYYLNEAVFWSSFASECSSVEERQLRRYQEAYARDIPVLDQKAGQLMAEMVEIKQLYLQYSREAREAAEQIGAEVGKLTFQVEEDAEKIASFDRERREMAAKFASELEEKDSLLKEMTSKFEAAIKQSQEAEARLQQFIKHREIVQNQADKVPVLQLKIREKDAAIRKLEQERVDLYTADQCREQYWNGILGARRMFAKHMPHFPWNEKVPLWMRAQDHLVECQADRDEAEAERQAALAEARAQKAASEGDTTAGGSSKDAPLGDAPETPKS